The Gadus macrocephalus chromosome 20, ASM3116895v1 genome includes a region encoding these proteins:
- the cobll1b gene encoding cordon-bleu protein-like 1b isoform X1, whose amino-acid sequence MSDQFGDSTMNVFMEEQGPPSSSGRRGSGLRASTKSKAPPPPQRSDPYPRYPGGGPMEQDELALVVVLPGGAEKTTSVHGSKPLMDLLVMLCAQYHLSPSSHTLELVTANRKHVKFKPNARIGALGAQRVLLRAKGDEDKNTTAGPPMPEQTVRMVINYKRSQKTILRVNPRVPLAELLPAICEKCEFERETTILLRDADARGPLDLSSSLNDYAIRDVYARDTKDDLDSPVCPASPSQSVMLRLGKDKNQQEKENKGFSMFRRSKKRSEQPTTASAPASPVLVSKPRPLSMALPSMHPSPLDRQLSLEASKKRRAPQPPGATPQSRPAPPRGPRPISAQPGSPDQDQTGLRRGSTDSKSIKRKAPPPPSSLLGVQDPASPQDPASPQDPPSPQDPASSQDRAQDSVEGARRSAVFFCLFPSQGFILHSSSNGTLEGISEQEEAPPLCDPQPRDQSGPCPSADLSTVAPPPGGPQGPAPTPAGTSGDQPGDLSTYGKSTQNTVRDAVVDPRPERDAVVDPRPERDAVVDPRPERDAVVDPRPERDAVVDPRPERDAVVEVDARLVPVLMEGPAERGPVEVLTEEPLESHRRSVGPAPAPPLTPPPPPPQTPPPPPPQTPPSPHPHGVETGEATAPPLPVPAPPREAAAPPLPVPAPPREAAAPPLPIPAPPREAAAPPLPVPAPQREATAPPLPVPAPPREAAAPPLPVPAPPREAAAPPLPVPAGSPGSRRGEAVEERPLPDPAPPRGPSEWGLPSGRAPDAEVKPKPSNELTRDYIPKVGMTTYTIVPQKSLEKLRFFEVELTLQPPPPPPGALDPDAQGGLPPNEALDPDAQGGLPPPGALHPDAQGGLPPPGALHPDAQGGLPPPPEEQDGLLTPGAAAGDPGSTAAVSPPPLPQQTTTGDASPTNHSAVKQAKVPPLTKPKPGSFRRPPLGTAPALSSAAVRRLSSLPGARPAEAPPPAPPSGMQGPESVGGPAVEGPAAGGRGVGGPGAPRQGGWASRGPTAGLSLDKLRSFTAPRPYTPSTPSRFAQAVSSAVRRTQSLSKASASSASASQASASPASPTLPPFSPDLTSSQVESPSRP is encoded by the exons CAAACCCCTCATGGACCTCCTGGTCATGCTGTGTGCTCAGTACCACCTCAGCCCCTCCAGCCACACCCTGGAGCTGGTCACCGCTAACAGGAAGCACGTCAAGTTCAAGCCCAACGCCCGCATCGGAGCGCTGGGCGCCCAGCGGGTTCTGCTGAGAGCCAAAGGAGACGAGGACAAGAACACAACCGCCGGACCCCCGATGCCAGAG CAAACGGTTCGGATGGTGATAAACTACAAGAGGAGCCAGAAGACGATCCTGCGGGTGAACCCTCGCGTTCCTCTGGCAGAACTCCTCCCGGCCATCTGTGAAAAATGTGAGTTTGAGAGGGAGACGACGATCCTGCTGCGCGATGCGGACGCCCGCGGGCCCCTGGACCTATCCAGCTCCCTCAACGACTACGCCATCAGAGACGTCTACGCCAGGGACACTAAAG ATGACCTTGATTCACCTGTgtgccccgcctccccctcacAGTCAG TGATGCTGAGACTTGGTAAAGATAAGAACCAGcaggaaaaggaaaacaaaggctTCAGCATGTTCAGAAGAAGCAAGAAGAGATCAGAGCAG CCAACGACGGCCAGCGCCCCGGCGTCCCCAGTCCTGGTCAGCAAGCCGCGACCTCTCAGCATGGCGTTACCCAGCATGCACCCTTCTCCCCTCGACCGCCAGCTGTCCCTGGAGGCATCAAAGAAGAGGCGCGCCCCCCAGCCTCCCGGGGCCACGCCCCAgagccgccccgccccgccccgcggCCCGCGGCCAATCAGCGCCCAGCCCGGCTCcccggaccaggaccag accGGTTTGCGGCGTGGGTCTACAGACTCAAAGAGCATCAAACGCAAGGCCCCACCGCCGCCCTCCTCCCTATTGGGGGTCCAGGACCCGGCCTCTCCCCAGGACCCGGCCTCTCCCCAGGACCCGCCCTCTCCCCAGGACCCGGCCTCGTCCCAGGACCGTGCCCAAG actcagtggaaggagctagAAGATCTGCTgttttcttctgcctttttccgtCTCAAGGTTTCATCCTACACTCCTCAA GCAACGGCACCCTGGAGGGGATCAGTGAGCAGgaggaggccccgcccctctgtGACCCCCAGCCGAGGGACCAGAGCGGGCCCTGTCCGTCAGCAGACCTCTCCacggtggccccgcccccggggggcccccaggggcctgCCCCCACGCCGGCCGGGACCAGTGGAGATCAGCCAGGTGATCTGTCCACATATGGCAA gtCAACACAGAACACAGTGAGGGACGCTGTAGTGGACCCCCGGCCAGAGAGGGACGCTGTAGTGGACCCCCGGCCAGAGAGGGACGCTGTAGTGGACCCCAGGCCAGAGAGGGACGCTGTAGTGGACCCCCGGCCAGAGAGGGACGCTGTAGTGGACCCCCGGCCAGAGAGGGACGCTGTAGTTGAAGTGGACGCCAGGCTGGTCCCCGTCTTGATGGAAGGTCCTGCTG AGAGAGGTCCGGTCGAGGTGCTGACGGAGGAACCTTTAGAAAGCCATAGACGCAGCGTGGGCCccgccccagccccgcccctaaccccacctccaccaccgccccaaaccccacctccaccaccgccccaAACCCCACCTTCACCCCACCCTCATGGAGTGGAGACAGGAGAGGCAacagcccctccccttcctgttcctGCTCCACCAAGAGAGGCAgcagcccctccccttcctgttcctGCTCCACCAAGAGAGGCAgcagcccctccccttcctaTTCCTGCTCCACCAAGAGAGGCAgcagcccctccccttcctgttcctGCTCCACAAAGAGAGGCAacagcccctccccttcctgttcctGCTCCACCAAGAGAGGCAgcagcccctccccttcctgttcctGCTCCACCAAGAGAGGCAGCAGCCCCTCCCCTGCCTGTTCCTGCTGGATCGCCGGGGTCACGGAGAGGCGAGGCCGTTGAGGAGCGCCCCCTCccggaccccgcccccccccgcggcccctCGGAGTGGGGGCTCCCGTCTGGCCGGGCCCCTGACGCTGAGGTGAAGCCTAAACCCTCCAACGAACTGACGAGGGACTACATCCCCAAGGTGGGCATGACCACCTACACCATCGTGCCCCAGAAGTCTCTGGAGAAGCTCCGGTTCTTTGAGGTGGAGCTGACGCTGCAaccgccgcctcctccacccggGGCCCTCGACCCAGACGCACAGGGGGGGCTGCCTCCTAACGAGGCCCTCGACCCAGACGCACAGGGGGGGCTGCCTCCACCCGGGGCCCTCCACCCAGACGCACAGGGGGGGCTGCCTCCACCCGGGGCCCTCCACCCAGACGCACAGGGGGGGCTGCCTCCCCCGCCGGAGGAGCAGGACGGTCTCCTGACCCCTGGAGCGGCAGCAGGAGACCCCGGCAGCACCGCTGCTGTcagcccccctcctctgcctcaGCAGACCACCACTGGGGACGCCTCCCCGACCAATCACAGTGCAGTCAAGCAGGCGAAGGTTCCGCCCCTGACCAAACCCAAGCCCGGGTCCTTCCGCCGGCCCCCGCTCGGCACCGCCCCCGCCCTCAGCTCTGCGGCGGTGAGGAGGCTCAGCTCCCTCCCAGGGGCCCGCCCCGCCGAggcccctcctcctgcccccccctccggcATGCAGGGCCCAGAGAGTGTGGGGGGCCCTGCTGTTGAGGGCCCTGCTGCGGGTGGCCGGGGCGTGGGGGGCCCTGGGGCCCCCCGGCAGGGCGGCTGGGCGTCGCGGGGGCCCACCGCGGGGCTGAGCCTGGACAAGCTGAGGAGCTTCACGGCGCCCCGCCCctacaccccctccaccccgtcCCGCTTCGCCCAGGCCGTGTCCTCCGCCGTGAGGAGGACCCAGTCGCTGTCCAAGGCCTCAGCCTCTTCAGCCTCAGCCTCCCAGGCGTCAGCCTCTCCGGCCTCCCCGACCTTGCCGCCGTTCTCCCCGGACCTGACCAGCAGCCAG GTGGAGTCGCCCAGCAGGCCCTGA
- the cobll1b gene encoding cordon-bleu protein-like 1b isoform X2: MNVFMEEQGPPSSSGRRGSGLRASTKSKAPPPPQRSDPYPRYPGGGPMEQDELALVVVLPGGAEKTTSVHGSKPLMDLLVMLCAQYHLSPSSHTLELVTANRKHVKFKPNARIGALGAQRVLLRAKGDEDKNTTAGPPMPEQTVRMVINYKRSQKTILRVNPRVPLAELLPAICEKCEFERETTILLRDADARGPLDLSSSLNDYAIRDVYARDTKDDLDSPVCPASPSQSVMLRLGKDKNQQEKENKGFSMFRRSKKRSEQPTTASAPASPVLVSKPRPLSMALPSMHPSPLDRQLSLEASKKRRAPQPPGATPQSRPAPPRGPRPISAQPGSPDQDQTGLRRGSTDSKSIKRKAPPPPSSLLGVQDPASPQDPASPQDPPSPQDPASSQDRAQDSVEGARRSAVFFCLFPSQGFILHSSSNGTLEGISEQEEAPPLCDPQPRDQSGPCPSADLSTVAPPPGGPQGPAPTPAGTSGDQPGDLSTYGKSTQNTVRDAVVDPRPERDAVVDPRPERDAVVDPRPERDAVVDPRPERDAVVDPRPERDAVVEVDARLVPVLMEGPAERGPVEVLTEEPLESHRRSVGPAPAPPLTPPPPPPQTPPPPPPQTPPSPHPHGVETGEATAPPLPVPAPPREAAAPPLPVPAPPREAAAPPLPIPAPPREAAAPPLPVPAPQREATAPPLPVPAPPREAAAPPLPVPAPPREAAAPPLPVPAGSPGSRRGEAVEERPLPDPAPPRGPSEWGLPSGRAPDAEVKPKPSNELTRDYIPKVGMTTYTIVPQKSLEKLRFFEVELTLQPPPPPPGALDPDAQGGLPPNEALDPDAQGGLPPPGALHPDAQGGLPPPGALHPDAQGGLPPPPEEQDGLLTPGAAAGDPGSTAAVSPPPLPQQTTTGDASPTNHSAVKQAKVPPLTKPKPGSFRRPPLGTAPALSSAAVRRLSSLPGARPAEAPPPAPPSGMQGPESVGGPAVEGPAAGGRGVGGPGAPRQGGWASRGPTAGLSLDKLRSFTAPRPYTPSTPSRFAQAVSSAVRRTQSLSKASASSASASQASASPASPTLPPFSPDLTSSQVESPSRP; the protein is encoded by the exons CAAACCCCTCATGGACCTCCTGGTCATGCTGTGTGCTCAGTACCACCTCAGCCCCTCCAGCCACACCCTGGAGCTGGTCACCGCTAACAGGAAGCACGTCAAGTTCAAGCCCAACGCCCGCATCGGAGCGCTGGGCGCCCAGCGGGTTCTGCTGAGAGCCAAAGGAGACGAGGACAAGAACACAACCGCCGGACCCCCGATGCCAGAG CAAACGGTTCGGATGGTGATAAACTACAAGAGGAGCCAGAAGACGATCCTGCGGGTGAACCCTCGCGTTCCTCTGGCAGAACTCCTCCCGGCCATCTGTGAAAAATGTGAGTTTGAGAGGGAGACGACGATCCTGCTGCGCGATGCGGACGCCCGCGGGCCCCTGGACCTATCCAGCTCCCTCAACGACTACGCCATCAGAGACGTCTACGCCAGGGACACTAAAG ATGACCTTGATTCACCTGTgtgccccgcctccccctcacAGTCAG TGATGCTGAGACTTGGTAAAGATAAGAACCAGcaggaaaaggaaaacaaaggctTCAGCATGTTCAGAAGAAGCAAGAAGAGATCAGAGCAG CCAACGACGGCCAGCGCCCCGGCGTCCCCAGTCCTGGTCAGCAAGCCGCGACCTCTCAGCATGGCGTTACCCAGCATGCACCCTTCTCCCCTCGACCGCCAGCTGTCCCTGGAGGCATCAAAGAAGAGGCGCGCCCCCCAGCCTCCCGGGGCCACGCCCCAgagccgccccgccccgccccgcggCCCGCGGCCAATCAGCGCCCAGCCCGGCTCcccggaccaggaccag accGGTTTGCGGCGTGGGTCTACAGACTCAAAGAGCATCAAACGCAAGGCCCCACCGCCGCCCTCCTCCCTATTGGGGGTCCAGGACCCGGCCTCTCCCCAGGACCCGGCCTCTCCCCAGGACCCGCCCTCTCCCCAGGACCCGGCCTCGTCCCAGGACCGTGCCCAAG actcagtggaaggagctagAAGATCTGCTgttttcttctgcctttttccgtCTCAAGGTTTCATCCTACACTCCTCAA GCAACGGCACCCTGGAGGGGATCAGTGAGCAGgaggaggccccgcccctctgtGACCCCCAGCCGAGGGACCAGAGCGGGCCCTGTCCGTCAGCAGACCTCTCCacggtggccccgcccccggggggcccccaggggcctgCCCCCACGCCGGCCGGGACCAGTGGAGATCAGCCAGGTGATCTGTCCACATATGGCAA gtCAACACAGAACACAGTGAGGGACGCTGTAGTGGACCCCCGGCCAGAGAGGGACGCTGTAGTGGACCCCCGGCCAGAGAGGGACGCTGTAGTGGACCCCAGGCCAGAGAGGGACGCTGTAGTGGACCCCCGGCCAGAGAGGGACGCTGTAGTGGACCCCCGGCCAGAGAGGGACGCTGTAGTTGAAGTGGACGCCAGGCTGGTCCCCGTCTTGATGGAAGGTCCTGCTG AGAGAGGTCCGGTCGAGGTGCTGACGGAGGAACCTTTAGAAAGCCATAGACGCAGCGTGGGCCccgccccagccccgcccctaaccccacctccaccaccgccccaaaccccacctccaccaccgccccaAACCCCACCTTCACCCCACCCTCATGGAGTGGAGACAGGAGAGGCAacagcccctccccttcctgttcctGCTCCACCAAGAGAGGCAgcagcccctccccttcctgttcctGCTCCACCAAGAGAGGCAgcagcccctccccttcctaTTCCTGCTCCACCAAGAGAGGCAgcagcccctccccttcctgttcctGCTCCACAAAGAGAGGCAacagcccctccccttcctgttcctGCTCCACCAAGAGAGGCAgcagcccctccccttcctgttcctGCTCCACCAAGAGAGGCAGCAGCCCCTCCCCTGCCTGTTCCTGCTGGATCGCCGGGGTCACGGAGAGGCGAGGCCGTTGAGGAGCGCCCCCTCccggaccccgcccccccccgcggcccctCGGAGTGGGGGCTCCCGTCTGGCCGGGCCCCTGACGCTGAGGTGAAGCCTAAACCCTCCAACGAACTGACGAGGGACTACATCCCCAAGGTGGGCATGACCACCTACACCATCGTGCCCCAGAAGTCTCTGGAGAAGCTCCGGTTCTTTGAGGTGGAGCTGACGCTGCAaccgccgcctcctccacccggGGCCCTCGACCCAGACGCACAGGGGGGGCTGCCTCCTAACGAGGCCCTCGACCCAGACGCACAGGGGGGGCTGCCTCCACCCGGGGCCCTCCACCCAGACGCACAGGGGGGGCTGCCTCCACCCGGGGCCCTCCACCCAGACGCACAGGGGGGGCTGCCTCCCCCGCCGGAGGAGCAGGACGGTCTCCTGACCCCTGGAGCGGCAGCAGGAGACCCCGGCAGCACCGCTGCTGTcagcccccctcctctgcctcaGCAGACCACCACTGGGGACGCCTCCCCGACCAATCACAGTGCAGTCAAGCAGGCGAAGGTTCCGCCCCTGACCAAACCCAAGCCCGGGTCCTTCCGCCGGCCCCCGCTCGGCACCGCCCCCGCCCTCAGCTCTGCGGCGGTGAGGAGGCTCAGCTCCCTCCCAGGGGCCCGCCCCGCCGAggcccctcctcctgcccccccctccggcATGCAGGGCCCAGAGAGTGTGGGGGGCCCTGCTGTTGAGGGCCCTGCTGCGGGTGGCCGGGGCGTGGGGGGCCCTGGGGCCCCCCGGCAGGGCGGCTGGGCGTCGCGGGGGCCCACCGCGGGGCTGAGCCTGGACAAGCTGAGGAGCTTCACGGCGCCCCGCCCctacaccccctccaccccgtcCCGCTTCGCCCAGGCCGTGTCCTCCGCCGTGAGGAGGACCCAGTCGCTGTCCAAGGCCTCAGCCTCTTCAGCCTCAGCCTCCCAGGCGTCAGCCTCTCCGGCCTCCCCGACCTTGCCGCCGTTCTCCCCGGACCTGACCAGCAGCCAG GTGGAGTCGCCCAGCAGGCCCTGA
- the cobll1b gene encoding cordon-bleu protein-like 1b isoform X3, whose amino-acid sequence MSDQFGDSTMNVFMEEQGPPSSSGRRGSGLRASTKSKAPPPPQRSDPYPRYPGGGPMEQDELALVVVLPGGAEKTTSVHGSKPLMDLLVMLCAQYHLSPSSHTLELVTANRKHVKFKPNARIGALGAQRVLLRAKGDEDKNTTAGPPMPEQTVRMVINYKRSQKTILRVNPRVPLAELLPAICEKCEFERETTILLRDADARGPLDLSSSLNDYAIRDVYARDTKDDLDSPVCPASPSQSVMLRLGKDKNQQEKENKGFSMFRRSKKRSEQPTTASAPASPVLVSKPRPLSMALPSMHPSPLDRQLSLEASKKRRAPQPPGATPQSRPAPPRGPRPISAQPGSPDQDQTGLRRGSTDSKSIKRKAPPPPSSLLGVQDPASPQDPASPQDPPSPQDPASSQDRAQGNGTLEGISEQEEAPPLCDPQPRDQSGPCPSADLSTVAPPPGGPQGPAPTPAGTSGDQPGDLSTYGKSTQNTVRDAVVDPRPERDAVVDPRPERDAVVDPRPERDAVVDPRPERDAVVDPRPERDAVVEVDARLVPVLMEGPAERGPVEVLTEEPLESHRRSVGPAPAPPLTPPPPPPQTPPPPPPQTPPSPHPHGVETGEATAPPLPVPAPPREAAAPPLPVPAPPREAAAPPLPIPAPPREAAAPPLPVPAPQREATAPPLPVPAPPREAAAPPLPVPAPPREAAAPPLPVPAGSPGSRRGEAVEERPLPDPAPPRGPSEWGLPSGRAPDAEVKPKPSNELTRDYIPKVGMTTYTIVPQKSLEKLRFFEVELTLQPPPPPPGALDPDAQGGLPPNEALDPDAQGGLPPPGALHPDAQGGLPPPGALHPDAQGGLPPPPEEQDGLLTPGAAAGDPGSTAAVSPPPLPQQTTTGDASPTNHSAVKQAKVPPLTKPKPGSFRRPPLGTAPALSSAAVRRLSSLPGARPAEAPPPAPPSGMQGPESVGGPAVEGPAAGGRGVGGPGAPRQGGWASRGPTAGLSLDKLRSFTAPRPYTPSTPSRFAQAVSSAVRRTQSLSKASASSASASQASASPASPTLPPFSPDLTSSQVESPSRP is encoded by the exons CAAACCCCTCATGGACCTCCTGGTCATGCTGTGTGCTCAGTACCACCTCAGCCCCTCCAGCCACACCCTGGAGCTGGTCACCGCTAACAGGAAGCACGTCAAGTTCAAGCCCAACGCCCGCATCGGAGCGCTGGGCGCCCAGCGGGTTCTGCTGAGAGCCAAAGGAGACGAGGACAAGAACACAACCGCCGGACCCCCGATGCCAGAG CAAACGGTTCGGATGGTGATAAACTACAAGAGGAGCCAGAAGACGATCCTGCGGGTGAACCCTCGCGTTCCTCTGGCAGAACTCCTCCCGGCCATCTGTGAAAAATGTGAGTTTGAGAGGGAGACGACGATCCTGCTGCGCGATGCGGACGCCCGCGGGCCCCTGGACCTATCCAGCTCCCTCAACGACTACGCCATCAGAGACGTCTACGCCAGGGACACTAAAG ATGACCTTGATTCACCTGTgtgccccgcctccccctcacAGTCAG TGATGCTGAGACTTGGTAAAGATAAGAACCAGcaggaaaaggaaaacaaaggctTCAGCATGTTCAGAAGAAGCAAGAAGAGATCAGAGCAG CCAACGACGGCCAGCGCCCCGGCGTCCCCAGTCCTGGTCAGCAAGCCGCGACCTCTCAGCATGGCGTTACCCAGCATGCACCCTTCTCCCCTCGACCGCCAGCTGTCCCTGGAGGCATCAAAGAAGAGGCGCGCCCCCCAGCCTCCCGGGGCCACGCCCCAgagccgccccgccccgccccgcggCCCGCGGCCAATCAGCGCCCAGCCCGGCTCcccggaccaggaccag accGGTTTGCGGCGTGGGTCTACAGACTCAAAGAGCATCAAACGCAAGGCCCCACCGCCGCCCTCCTCCCTATTGGGGGTCCAGGACCCGGCCTCTCCCCAGGACCCGGCCTCTCCCCAGGACCCGCCCTCTCCCCAGGACCCGGCCTCGTCCCAGGACCGTGCCCAAG GCAACGGCACCCTGGAGGGGATCAGTGAGCAGgaggaggccccgcccctctgtGACCCCCAGCCGAGGGACCAGAGCGGGCCCTGTCCGTCAGCAGACCTCTCCacggtggccccgcccccggggggcccccaggggcctgCCCCCACGCCGGCCGGGACCAGTGGAGATCAGCCAGGTGATCTGTCCACATATGGCAA gtCAACACAGAACACAGTGAGGGACGCTGTAGTGGACCCCCGGCCAGAGAGGGACGCTGTAGTGGACCCCCGGCCAGAGAGGGACGCTGTAGTGGACCCCAGGCCAGAGAGGGACGCTGTAGTGGACCCCCGGCCAGAGAGGGACGCTGTAGTGGACCCCCGGCCAGAGAGGGACGCTGTAGTTGAAGTGGACGCCAGGCTGGTCCCCGTCTTGATGGAAGGTCCTGCTG AGAGAGGTCCGGTCGAGGTGCTGACGGAGGAACCTTTAGAAAGCCATAGACGCAGCGTGGGCCccgccccagccccgcccctaaccccacctccaccaccgccccaaaccccacctccaccaccgccccaAACCCCACCTTCACCCCACCCTCATGGAGTGGAGACAGGAGAGGCAacagcccctccccttcctgttcctGCTCCACCAAGAGAGGCAgcagcccctccccttcctgttcctGCTCCACCAAGAGAGGCAgcagcccctccccttcctaTTCCTGCTCCACCAAGAGAGGCAgcagcccctccccttcctgttcctGCTCCACAAAGAGAGGCAacagcccctccccttcctgttcctGCTCCACCAAGAGAGGCAgcagcccctccccttcctgttcctGCTCCACCAAGAGAGGCAGCAGCCCCTCCCCTGCCTGTTCCTGCTGGATCGCCGGGGTCACGGAGAGGCGAGGCCGTTGAGGAGCGCCCCCTCccggaccccgcccccccccgcggcccctCGGAGTGGGGGCTCCCGTCTGGCCGGGCCCCTGACGCTGAGGTGAAGCCTAAACCCTCCAACGAACTGACGAGGGACTACATCCCCAAGGTGGGCATGACCACCTACACCATCGTGCCCCAGAAGTCTCTGGAGAAGCTCCGGTTCTTTGAGGTGGAGCTGACGCTGCAaccgccgcctcctccacccggGGCCCTCGACCCAGACGCACAGGGGGGGCTGCCTCCTAACGAGGCCCTCGACCCAGACGCACAGGGGGGGCTGCCTCCACCCGGGGCCCTCCACCCAGACGCACAGGGGGGGCTGCCTCCACCCGGGGCCCTCCACCCAGACGCACAGGGGGGGCTGCCTCCCCCGCCGGAGGAGCAGGACGGTCTCCTGACCCCTGGAGCGGCAGCAGGAGACCCCGGCAGCACCGCTGCTGTcagcccccctcctctgcctcaGCAGACCACCACTGGGGACGCCTCCCCGACCAATCACAGTGCAGTCAAGCAGGCGAAGGTTCCGCCCCTGACCAAACCCAAGCCCGGGTCCTTCCGCCGGCCCCCGCTCGGCACCGCCCCCGCCCTCAGCTCTGCGGCGGTGAGGAGGCTCAGCTCCCTCCCAGGGGCCCGCCCCGCCGAggcccctcctcctgcccccccctccggcATGCAGGGCCCAGAGAGTGTGGGGGGCCCTGCTGTTGAGGGCCCTGCTGCGGGTGGCCGGGGCGTGGGGGGCCCTGGGGCCCCCCGGCAGGGCGGCTGGGCGTCGCGGGGGCCCACCGCGGGGCTGAGCCTGGACAAGCTGAGGAGCTTCACGGCGCCCCGCCCctacaccccctccaccccgtcCCGCTTCGCCCAGGCCGTGTCCTCCGCCGTGAGGAGGACCCAGTCGCTGTCCAAGGCCTCAGCCTCTTCAGCCTCAGCCTCCCAGGCGTCAGCCTCTCCGGCCTCCCCGACCTTGCCGCCGTTCTCCCCGGACCTGACCAGCAGCCAG GTGGAGTCGCCCAGCAGGCCCTGA